The sequence below is a genomic window from Blastopirellula retiformator.
GTTGAAGCGGGCGACGTGATTGAAATCTCCTTCCAGTACGAAGCGGGGGAAGAGCTATCGCAGCTTGCCGCCACGCTGCAAGCGGTCCGAACCGGGGAGCGGCGCAACCAGCAAGTCGCATAACAAAATCCGTCCCCTCATCTGATTCTCTCAGCGCCACACGCATAACCGGCATCTTCGGCGCCTCAGGCCCCAAAAAGTGGGAGCTTCCTACGGGCATTGCGAATCCCGTTTCTTGGACAAACTCATTGTCCAACCTAGTTTTTCAAAGATGTCCAGCTGATGGCGGGCCTGCCGTCGCGCGCTTTCAGCTCGCCCCACGCAGCGCAAGCGGCGCTGATGCATGACTTGAAACTGAGTTGACGCCAATGATGAAAAAGTCGCCACTTACCAATGAACTCCTGGCCGCAATCGCTTGCGGGCTGCTGTTCGTGATTGCGACGATCTTCTGCGTAGCGACTGGGCAAGTCGGACTCGGCAGCATGCTGGCCTGCGGCGCGGCTGGTCTTTCGGCGGTAGCGTTACTACTTATATGGCGCTCGGTAAAAACGACCGAAGACCGCGTTATCCGCCAGCTGCAGTTGCTGGCCAGCGCGTCGACCGAACAACTGGAAACCGACGATCTGCACGACATGTGTCCCCAGGCGCGAGCCTTGCCTCGCTGGAAAACGCCGCTGGAACTTTGCTTTCGGCGGATGAAGTCGCTCTCGGACGAGGCGCACGAGTTGCAACAGTCGCGGGTTCGCAGCGAAGTAAAGGCCCACCTGACCGGTCTGCGCCACGAACAGATGCGAGAAATCGTCGAGAAGCTGTCGGAACCGGTTTTGATGACCAACCAGTACGACGAGATCATTTTCGCCAACGAAGTGGCCCGCGAAATCTTCGGCATCGTCAGTCTGGCCGAAAAAACGATGGCCCAGGACGCGATCGGATCGGAAGGGATCGTGCAACTGCTGCAAGAGACGCGGCTCCGCAAGACGCCGACGCAGCGAGTCAGCGAGATCGAAATGCACGACTCGACCGGCGACAAGCATTGGTACCGCATCACCGTCGGCACGATCGGACAGCAACTCGAAAACGAAATGGGCGCCGACGAGCCGAACTTCGGCGCCGTCGCCGTGCTGCGAGACATTAGCGGCTACAAAGCGATCCAGCGCCGCAACGCCGAATTCGTTTCGGCCGTGAGTCACGAGATGAAGACGCCGCTGGCCGGCATCAAGGCGTATGTCGAACTGCTGGCCGACGGCGAGGCGGAAGACGAAGAGACCCGCGATGAGTTTCTGCAGGTGATCAACAGCCAGGCCGACCGCCTGCAGCGGCTGATCGACAATCTGCTGAACTTGGCCCGGATCGAAGCGGGCGTCGTCAACGTCAACAAGAAGCCGCGCTCGCTCAACGAACTGCTGGAGGAAGCGTTCCGCATCGTCCAGCCAACCGCCGAGCAAAAGAACATCACGCTCGTTTCCGACCTCAGCCCGATGTACTTAGGCGTGCTGGTCGATCGCGACATGATCATGCAGGCGGCGATTAACCTGCTGTCGAACGCCCTCAAGTACACCCCCAACGACGGCCGGGTAACCTTGCGCAGCCGGATGCAGGATCGCGAAGTGGTGTTTGAGGTCGAGGACACTGGCGTCGGTCTCAATTCGGAAGATTGCGATCGGGTGTTCGAGAAGTTCTATCGCGTCAAGAAAGATCAAAAGATGGCCACGGGAACCGGACTTGGGTTGCCCTTGGCCAAACATATTGTGGAAGACGTTCATGGCGGCGAACTGAACGTCTCCAGCGAACCGGGCGTCGGCTCGACGTTCCGGATTCGTCTCCCCACGGTCCAAGTGGCCGAAACCGTCTCGTAGTTAATCAGTTCGTTTGTAGGCCATCAAGATGAACGCTTCACAACCTTCCATGGAAGATTTTCGTCAGATGACGACCACTTCGACCGCCGTCACGTCAACCCACACCGCCAGCAAGCGCATCTTGCTGGTCGATGACGAAATGCACATTCTCCGCGCCGCTGAGTTCAAACTGAAGCGGAGCGGTTACGAAATCGACTGCGTCGAGGATGGCGAACAGGCGTGGGAAGCGATTCAAGAGCAAATGCCCGACCTGCTGATCACCGACTTCCACATGCCGCGGCTTGATGGCCTCGGCCTGTGCCGCCGCGTGCGAGAGAACGAGGCGACCCGCCAACTGCCGATCATCATGCTGACCGCCAAGGGATTTGAAATGACGTCGGACGACAACCTGGAGTCGCTCGACATCGCCGCCATCTTGGCGAAACCTTTCAGTCCTCGCGGCCTGGTGAACTGCGTCGAAGCGGTATTGACCACCGGTTCGTTCGAGCAACCGCCGGTCAGCTTCCTGCGTTAAACCATTTTTCACAAAGTAGCCGATGAGCCTGCCGACCGAAATTTTTGGTGAAGTCGTGGTGGTCCACACGCCTGAAGAATTGGGCGAAGACCAAGCCGACGGCGTCGAAGCGTTCTTGCGATCGCGAGAACGCAATCGGGTCATCGTCGACCTGGACGGCACCGAGACGATTGACAGCGCCGGTCTGACTTGCCTCCTATCAGCGCAACAACAACTGCGCGAAGGGGGAGGAGAATTGAAGATTACCACTTCCAACCACGTCAATCGCAAGATCCTGGAAATCACCCGATTGGACAAGCGGCTGGAGGTATTTGAAAACATGATCGAAGCGGTAAAGAGCTTCGTCTAATCGTCATTGGAAATGATTCCCCATGAACGCGCCCACCACGAGCGCCCCGATGCGATTAGGTAACGTCCTCACCAAGCGGGGGTTCGTTACGATCGAGCAATTGGAGGTCGCGCTCGACCACCAAAAAAACAAAGGGAAGAACAAGCTTCTCGGCGAAATCCTCGTCGACCTCGGCTACTGCACCGAAGACCAGATTATCGAATGTCTGGCGGTCGAGTATGGCATTCCTTACGCCAAGCTGGAAGCGAGACTCTACGATCCCCGCGTGGTCGGCATCTTGCCGCGCGAGTACATCGAAAAAAACCTGGTCTTTCCGCTGTTCTTGATCGATGACGTGCTGACGATCGCGGTCACCGAGATTTCCAATCTCTTTCTGATTGACGAAATCCAGACGCTTACCGAAAAGCAGGTGCAGATTGTCGCCTCGTCGCCGCGCGACGTGCGGCGAATGATCCAGAACCTGCCTGACTCGAAGGTGTTCGTCATCGACGACATCATCGAGGATAGCGATCAGTCGGAAGTGACGCTGATCGAAGACGCGATCGAGGACATCGGCGACGTCGAGGAAATCGCCGGTCAGTCACCGGTCATCCGTCTGGTTAACTACGTCATCTACAATGCCGTCAAAGAGGGCGCCAGCGATATTCATATCGAGCCGGCCGAGCGGTGCATGCGGGTTCGTTATCGCATCGACGGCAAATTGCACAAATCGCTGGAAGTGCCCCAGCACCTTTTAAACGCGGTCAACAGCCGTATCAAGATTATGGCGGGACTCGACATCAGCGAGCGCCGTCTGCCGCAAGATGGTCGCGTCCACGTGATGCTCGACTCGCGGAAGATCGACTTGCGCGTTAGCACCTTCCCGGGCAATCGCGGCGAAAAGACGGTGATTCGCGTGCTCGATACGAAAAAGGTGACGTTGGTCCTGAAACACCTTGGTTTCGCCGAGGACATCCTTGACCGCTTCCTGAACAACATTCACGCTCCGAACGGCATTGTGCTGGTGACCGGTCCGACCGGTAGCGGTAAGTCGACGACGCTTTACGCGGCGCTCAACGAAATCGCCACCATGGAAAACAACATCTGCACCGTCGAAGACCCGATCGAATATCACCTGCCGCTGATCAACCAGTTTCAAGTGCAAGAGCGGGTCGGTCTGACCTTCTCTAAAGCGCTGCGAACGCTGCTTCGCCAAGACCCCGACGTGATCATGGTGGGTGAAGTCCGCGATGAAGAGACGGGACGTACGGCGATTCAAGCGGCGCTGACCGGGCACTTGGTCTTCAGCACGCTGCATACCAACGACGCTGTTTCGGCCGTGACCCGATTGGTCAACATGGGAGTCGAGCCCTACCTGATTGGCGCCGCGCTCAACATGGTTTTGGCCCAGCGACTCGTACGCAGCATCTGCCCCAAGTGCAGCGAAGCGTACGAACCGCCGCGTAACCTGCGAAAAACGCTCGAGCGGATGGGCTACGAGATTCCAGTCTTCCGCAAAGGAATCGGCTGCCGCTACTGCCGCAACTCGGGCTATAGCGGACGTCTCGGCGTGCACGAGATGCTAACGATCGACGACGAACTGCGCGACGCCATCGTCGCCGGCATGCCAATTGGCGAACTGCGGCGACTTGCTGTGAAGAGCAAAAATTTGATCTCGATGCAGCATGACGGTTTCCGGAAGGTCCGTGAAGGAATCACGACGATCGAAGAAGTGCTGCATGCCACCGGCGATGTGGCGATGGCCAGCATGACGTAACCCAAGATTGGTAAAGTTCCAGCATGTTAAGCTTCGCCTATCAAGCCCGCGATACCCTCGGCCATGTGCACGAGGGCGCCATCGAAGCCGGTTCGACCGAAGAAGCGGCGATGGTGCTGCATCGCGACGGCATGCACGTTCTATCGCTGGAGCAAGAGGAAGAAGGGGGCTCCCTCTTTCCATCGCGGATCTCCCGGTCCGACATCATCTACTTCACCAATCAGCTGTCGGTGATGGTCGACACCGGCATCAACCTTTCGACCGCGATCGAATCGGTCGCGTCGCAAGAGAAGAACGAAGCGCTGAAGACGCTGCTTAACGACATCCGCCGCAGCGTTGAAGGGGGCGAAGACTTTTCAGCCGCACTGGCCCGCTATCCCAAGCACTTCAACCGCACCTACATCTCGCTCGTCAAAGCGAGCGAACAGACCGGTATGCTGGGCGAAATGCTGGAGCGGATCGCATCGTACCTGCGCGGCGAAGTCGAAATCCGCAACAAGGTTCGCGCCGCGCTCGCCTATCCAGCGGTGATGGTGGTGCTAGCAACGTCGGTGACAATTTTCCTGCTGACTTACGTGCTGCCAAAGTTCACCCCGCTGTTCGAGCGGAAAGGCGCCAAACTGCCGACGCCGACCATCATCATGATGACGGCGTCCGACGTGCTGCTCGACTACTGGTGGGCCTGGTTGATCGGACTAGTTGCCGCGGTCATCGGCTTCCTTTACTTCCGCACGACCGAACGTGGCCGCAAGACGATTGATAGCGTCAAGATCACGATGCCGATCGTCGGTCCGATGATGCGCAAGATTACGATCGCCCGTAGCCTGAGCACGCTGGGGACGCTAGTTCGCAGCGACGTGCCGGTGCTGCAGTCGCTGGAACTTACCGCCGATATCAGCCAAAACTACTACTACGACAAGCTCTGGCGAGACGTGATCGACTCGGTTACCTCGGGTAATCAAATCCACGAAACGCTCGCCAAAAGCAAGCTGATTCCACCGACGGTCGTGCAAATGATCTCGGCCGGCGAAGAGACCGGTCGCTTGGACGACGTGCTGATGAAGGTCAGCCGCCACTATGAGCAAGAAGTCGATCTCTCGATCAAAACGGCGACCAGCCTGATAGAACCGTTGATGATCACCGTGATGGGTACGGTCGTCGGCGGCATCGCGATGGCGCTGCTGTTGCCGATCTTCTCGCTATCGCGAAACGTCTAGGCCCAGGCGCGTCACATCCGAACGGGGCGCAATGGCCACGACTTTGCGTGGCCATGATTGCGTACTGCAACACCGCAAGGTCCTGGCCTGCAAAGGCGCCCGCACACGCCGAACTCGCGCTGCTATCGCCTACTCCGCATCGCTAGCAATTCGCCACGCCAGCAGGTAGACAAGCTTTGCCCAGGCCTCAAAGTCTCTCATCGCCGAACCATGATCTTCGTCGGCGGCCGATCCGCACGTTCATTCTGACCGCTTGGCTGGTCGATCAACGGTAGGCGGAATTGAGCCAACCATCGACGAGGAGCCTGCATTGAGTCTACCGCTTGGAAACAACATCGTCGAAGAGATTAACGCCCGCCAAGATTACGTGCTGGAAGAGTTGGACAACCTCAATCGCCGTCTCGAAGAGCTTCTCTCTTCGCTGGTCGTTCGCCCCGAGCCGGAACGGATTCCGATCCCGGTCGTCAACGAAGAAGAGCAGCGCCGCGCCGCCTAAGCGAAATCGCACGATCGCGGCCTGGGAAAAATACGACTTCTCCTCAGAATTTCTGAGCGCATTCCCTCGGCTC
It includes:
- a CDS encoding sensor histidine kinase, with amino-acid sequence MKKSPLTNELLAAIACGLLFVIATIFCVATGQVGLGSMLACGAAGLSAVALLLIWRSVKTTEDRVIRQLQLLASASTEQLETDDLHDMCPQARALPRWKTPLELCFRRMKSLSDEAHELQQSRVRSEVKAHLTGLRHEQMREIVEKLSEPVLMTNQYDEIIFANEVAREIFGIVSLAEKTMAQDAIGSEGIVQLLQETRLRKTPTQRVSEIEMHDSTGDKHWYRITVGTIGQQLENEMGADEPNFGAVAVLRDISGYKAIQRRNAEFVSAVSHEMKTPLAGIKAYVELLADGEAEDEETRDEFLQVINSQADRLQRLIDNLLNLARIEAGVVNVNKKPRSLNELLEEAFRIVQPTAEQKNITLVSDLSPMYLGVLVDRDMIMQAAINLLSNALKYTPNDGRVTLRSRMQDREVVFEVEDTGVGLNSEDCDRVFEKFYRVKKDQKMATGTGLGLPLAKHIVEDVHGGELNVSSEPGVGSTFRIRLPTVQVAETVS
- a CDS encoding response regulator, which encodes MNASQPSMEDFRQMTTTSTAVTSTHTASKRILLVDDEMHILRAAEFKLKRSGYEIDCVEDGEQAWEAIQEQMPDLLITDFHMPRLDGLGLCRRVRENEATRQLPIIMLTAKGFEMTSDDNLESLDIAAILAKPFSPRGLVNCVEAVLTTGSFEQPPVSFLR
- a CDS encoding STAS domain-containing protein — translated: MSLPTEIFGEVVVVHTPEELGEDQADGVEAFLRSRERNRVIVDLDGTETIDSAGLTCLLSAQQQLREGGGELKITTSNHVNRKILEITRLDKRLEVFENMIEAVKSFV
- a CDS encoding GspE/PulE family protein, which encodes MNAPTTSAPMRLGNVLTKRGFVTIEQLEVALDHQKNKGKNKLLGEILVDLGYCTEDQIIECLAVEYGIPYAKLEARLYDPRVVGILPREYIEKNLVFPLFLIDDVLTIAVTEISNLFLIDEIQTLTEKQVQIVASSPRDVRRMIQNLPDSKVFVIDDIIEDSDQSEVTLIEDAIEDIGDVEEIAGQSPVIRLVNYVIYNAVKEGASDIHIEPAERCMRVRYRIDGKLHKSLEVPQHLLNAVNSRIKIMAGLDISERRLPQDGRVHVMLDSRKIDLRVSTFPGNRGEKTVIRVLDTKKVTLVLKHLGFAEDILDRFLNNIHAPNGIVLVTGPTGSGKSTTLYAALNEIATMENNICTVEDPIEYHLPLINQFQVQERVGLTFSKALRTLLRQDPDVIMVGEVRDEETGRTAIQAALTGHLVFSTLHTNDAVSAVTRLVNMGVEPYLIGAALNMVLAQRLVRSICPKCSEAYEPPRNLRKTLERMGYEIPVFRKGIGCRYCRNSGYSGRLGVHEMLTIDDELRDAIVAGMPIGELRRLAVKSKNLISMQHDGFRKVREGITTIEEVLHATGDVAMASMT
- a CDS encoding type II secretion system F family protein, which translates into the protein MLSFAYQARDTLGHVHEGAIEAGSTEEAAMVLHRDGMHVLSLEQEEEGGSLFPSRISRSDIIYFTNQLSVMVDTGINLSTAIESVASQEKNEALKTLLNDIRRSVEGGEDFSAALARYPKHFNRTYISLVKASEQTGMLGEMLERIASYLRGEVEIRNKVRAALAYPAVMVVLATSVTIFLLTYVLPKFTPLFERKGAKLPTPTIIMMTASDVLLDYWWAWLIGLVAAVIGFLYFRTTERGRKTIDSVKITMPIVGPMMRKITIARSLSTLGTLVRSDVPVLQSLELTADISQNYYYDKLWRDVIDSVTSGNQIHETLAKSKLIPPTVVQMISAGEETGRLDDVLMKVSRHYEQEVDLSIKTATSLIEPLMITVMGTVVGGIAMALLLPIFSLSRNV